From the Brachyhypopomus gauderio isolate BG-103 chromosome 5, BGAUD_0.2, whole genome shotgun sequence genome, one window contains:
- the cax1 gene encoding cation/H+ exchanger protein 1 — protein MSTDVESVRRRSVADSSELLWEHDPRGHRRSSQCDRLCVASSHPEMAETPSPCTSHHFGHYTPKCLPVHRHLVCTDDAWQELSCKTTIHAENEVEAHKLANNYMFGFRKWKSHVTERPMEDRSDVVKELYSQQNFIKPHTGSLITFGNVVYSILFGWWISLAYVLVGLLMFCTIIGIPYGKLCWRLSGYLLWPFGTALQKTSSLARRCCLKFPDCEAIPEEVDDVKETSEVKESTPLLRSPPPLITEAPPTAPLDASSPPKSQYWWRVSTYVWLLLGYPPVALLHVLTCFLSWMTVFGIPVAKMNARILSTILLLPPEEIHFRTQLKAQSCETRVLLCCYRAFNRYYYKYQVDGINVFAVNLLVLVIVTLVTGYVDHDNSFVSSEVKFATAVTSIIPLSYYIGMGIASISAQSNFAVGAVVNATFGSITELTFYLTALLQGRRSGTKCLVEIVKAALTGTLLGCILFVPGLCMVIGGCKHSEQRFNSRSAGVSSALLFISVGGVFAPTLFSKAYGSLVCENCSIPSGNKSGPFTCAACHYDLSENNISLFQSHIEPLVYTVSLLLPAAYLIGLVFTLKTHSHIYDFHISNGHGHVISHHNPVVHWSRWRALVVLIVATMLTAVCADLATEHIKPIISSGCVSQYFIGVTVLAMVPEIPEIVNGIQFALQNNISLSLEVGNCLAVQVCMLQIPLLILFNAVYDVGFVLIFSDLHLWASIFSVILVNYIFMDGKCDYFQGTALVVVYLILLALYFFAPSPIGC, from the exons GGCACCTTGTCTGTACTGACGATGCATGGCAGGAGTTGAGCTGCAAGACCACCATCCACGCGGAGAATGAGGTGGAGGCCCACAAACTGGCCAATAACTACATG TTTGGCTTCAGAAAATGGAAGTCACACGTTACGGAGCGTCCCATGGAGGACAGGTCAGACGTGGTGAAGGAGCTGTACTCCCAGCAGAACTTCATCAAACCACACACAG GCTCACTAATCACCTTTGGAAATGTGGTCTACTCCATTCTTTTTGGCTGGTGGATTTCTTTAGCTTATGTTCTGGTAGGATTGCTAATGTTTTGCACCATCATTGGAATTCCGTACG GGAAACTTTGCTGGAGATTGTCAGGATATTTATTGTGGCCGTTTGGGACTGCATTGCAGAAG ACGAGCTCCTTGGCACGGAGGTGCTGCCTTAAGTTCCCAGACTGCGAAGCCATTCCGGAGGAAGTGGACGATGTGAAGGAGACGTCGGAGGTGAAGGAGTCAACTCCTCTGTTACGttcccctccacccctcatTACGGAGGCACCACCTACTGCTCCACTAGACGCTTCTTCTCCCCCGAAGAGCCAGTACTGG TGGCGTGTGAGTACCTACGTGTGGCTGCTCCTGGGGTACCCCCCTGTGGCCCTGCTGCACGTCCTCACCTGCTTCCTCTCCTGGATGACCGTGTTTGGTATCCCCGTGGCCAAGATGAACGCCAGGATCCTCAGTACCATCCTCCTGTTGCCCCCCGAGGAGATCCACTTCCGCACGCAGCTGAAA GCTCAGAGCTGTGAGACCAGAGTTCTCCTGTGCTGTTATCGTGCCTTCAACAGGTACTACTACAAATACCAGGTGGATGGAATCAACGTTTTCGCCGTCA ACCTGCTGGTCCTGGTCATTGTTACATTGGTGACTGGCTACGTGGACCACGACAATTCTTTTGTCAGCTCTGAGGTGAAGTTCGCCACCGCTGTGACCTCTATCATTCCCCTGTCGTACTACATCGGCATGGGCATAGCGAG CATCTCTGCTCAGAGCAACTTTGCGGTGGGAGCGGTTGTGAACGCCACGTTCGGCTCCATCACAGAGCTGACCTTCTACCTCACGGCCCTCCTGCAAGGCCGGCGTTCTGGAACCAAGTGCCTGGTGGAGATCGTTAAAGCCGCCCTCACCGGGACCCTGTTGGGCTGCATCCTCTTTGTCCCG GGTCTCTGCATGGTCATTGGTGGctgtaaacacagtgaacaacGATTCAACAGCAGATCTGCTGGGgttagctccgccctcctcttcATCTCCGTAGGAG GTGTGTTCGCCCCCACCCTCTTCTCCAAGGCCTACGGGAGTCTGGTGTGTGAGAACTGCAGTATTCCGTCTGGGAACAAAAGTGGCCCCTTCACCTGCGCCGCCTGCCACTACGACCTG aGTGAGAATAACATCTCGCTGTTTCAGAGTCACATCGA GCCCCTGGTGTACACAGTCTCTCTGCTTCTTCCTGCTGCGTACCTCATTGGCCTGGTCTTCACGCTCAAGACCCACTCTCACATCTACGACTTCCACATCAGCAACGGCCATGGCCATG TGATAAGTCACCATAATCCCGTGGTCCACTGGTCCAGATGGAGGGCTCTGGTGGTTCTGATCGTGGCCACGATGCTGACGGCGGTGTGTGCAGACCTGGCAACGGAACACATCAAACCAATCATCTCCAGTGGCTGCGTCTCGCAG taTTTTATTGGAGTAACTGTGCTGGCTATGGTTCCTGAGATCCCAGAGATTGTAAACGGGATTCAGTTTGCCCTTCAGAACAACATCAGTTTAAG CCTTGAAGTTGGAAACTGTCTTGCTGTGCAAGTCTGTATGCTTCAGATTCCACTCTTGATCTTGTTCAATGCTGTTTAT GATGTCGGGTTTGTCCTCATCTTCAGCGACTTGCACCTGTGGGCCAGCATCTTCAGCGTCATCCTGGTCAATTACATCTTTATGGATGGAAAGTGTGATTACTTCCagg GCACGGCTCTGGTGGTCGTTTACCTCATCCTCCTGGCCTTGTACTTCTTCGCACCATCCCCCATCGGCTGCTGA
- the klhdc10 gene encoding kelch domain-containing protein 10 isoform X2: MSAAEGAHSPDQLNKFEKLSGSSPLRGAGHRAPPARSGHRCVADNTNLYVFGGYNPDYDESGGLENEDYPLFRELWRYHFATGTWQQIRTEGYMPTELASMSAVLHGNNLLVFGGTGIPFGENNGNDVHVCNVKYKRWSLLNCRGKKPSRIYGQAMAIINGFLYVFGGTTGYIYSTDLHRLDLTTREWMHLKPNNPPDDLPEERYRHEIAHDRQRIYILGGGTSWTSYPLDKIHAYNLETNSWEEIMTKPHEQIGYPAPRRCHSCVQIKNDVFICGGYNGEVILADLWKISLQTFQWTRLPAAMPEPAYFHCAAVTPAGCMYIHGGVINIHENKRTGSLFKIWLVVPSLLELCWERLLRAFPHLGHLSTMQLLNLGLTQELIERLK, translated from the exons ATGTCGGCCGCCGAGGGTGCTCACAGCCCGGACCAGCTGAATAAATTTGAGAAACTGTCCGGGAGTTCTCCGCTCAGAGGAGCAG GTCACCGAGCACCCCCAGCTCGCAGTGGACACCGCTGTGTCGCCGACAACACCAACCTGTATGTGTTTGGAGGCTACAACCCGGACTACGACGAGTCGGGCGGCTTGGAGAATGAGGACTACCCGCTGTTTCGGGAGCTGTGGAGGTACCACTTTGCCACAGGAACATGGCAGCAGATCCGTACAGAGGGCTACATGCCCACAGAGCTGGCCTCCATGTCAG CTGTTTTGCACGGTAACAACCTGCTTGTGTTTGGTGGCACTGGAATTCCATTCGGTGAAAACAACGGCAACGATGTTCACGTCTGCAACGTCAAATACAAGAGATGGTCCTTACTTAACTGCAGGGGGAAGAAACCCAGCCGGATATACGGACAG GCGATGGCCATCATAAATGGCTTCTTGTACGTGTTCGGTGGGACAACGGGCTACATCTACAGTACAGATCTCCACAGGCTGGACCTCACCACACGCGAGTGGATGCATCTCAAGCCCAACAACCCTCCAGATGACCTTCCCGAGGAACG ATACAGGCACGAAATAGCCCATGACAGACAGAGGATCTACATCTTAGGGGGAGGAACCTCTTGGACGTCCTACCCTTTAGACAAG ATTCATGCGTATAATCTTGAAACGAATTCATGGGAGGAGATCATGACGAAGCCTCACGAGCAGATAG GGTACCCAGCTCCTAGGAGATGCCATAGTTGTGTGCAGATTAAAAATG ATGTTTTTATATGTGGGGGCTATAATGGCGAGGTGATCCTGGCAGACCTGTGGAAGATCAGCCTCCAGACGTTCCAGTGGACCAGGCTCCCCGCCGCCATGCCCGAGCCAGCATACTTCCACTGTGCTGCTGTCACCCCG GCTGGATGCATGTATATCCATGGAGGTGTTATCAACATCCACGAGAACAAGAGGACCGGCTCTCTGTTTAAGATCTGGCTGGTGGTGCCCAGCCTGCTGGAGCTGTGTTGGGAGAGACTTCTCAGAGCCTTCCCTCACCTGGGCCACCTGTCCAccatgcagctgctcaacctgGGCCTCACACAGGAACTCATCGAACGCTTAAAATGA
- the klhdc10 gene encoding kelch domain-containing protein 10 isoform X1 translates to MSAAEGAHSPDQLNKFEKLSGSSPLRGAGSKKKVRWLEARRVLNPCPSLRIPNRFLREGHRAPPARSGHRCVADNTNLYVFGGYNPDYDESGGLENEDYPLFRELWRYHFATGTWQQIRTEGYMPTELASMSAVLHGNNLLVFGGTGIPFGENNGNDVHVCNVKYKRWSLLNCRGKKPSRIYGQAMAIINGFLYVFGGTTGYIYSTDLHRLDLTTREWMHLKPNNPPDDLPEERYRHEIAHDRQRIYILGGGTSWTSYPLDKIHAYNLETNSWEEIMTKPHEQIGYPAPRRCHSCVQIKNDVFICGGYNGEVILADLWKISLQTFQWTRLPAAMPEPAYFHCAAVTPAGCMYIHGGVINIHENKRTGSLFKIWLVVPSLLELCWERLLRAFPHLGHLSTMQLLNLGLTQELIERLK, encoded by the exons ATGTCGGCCGCCGAGGGTGCTCACAGCCCGGACCAGCTGAATAAATTTGAGAAACTGTCCGGGAGTTCTCCGCTCAGAGGAGCAG GCTCTAAGAAGAAGGTTCGCTGGCTAGAAGCCCGACGAGTCCTCAACCCTTGCCCCAGTCTACGGATCCCAAACAGGTTTTTAAGAGAAG GTCACCGAGCACCCCCAGCTCGCAGTGGACACCGCTGTGTCGCCGACAACACCAACCTGTATGTGTTTGGAGGCTACAACCCGGACTACGACGAGTCGGGCGGCTTGGAGAATGAGGACTACCCGCTGTTTCGGGAGCTGTGGAGGTACCACTTTGCCACAGGAACATGGCAGCAGATCCGTACAGAGGGCTACATGCCCACAGAGCTGGCCTCCATGTCAG CTGTTTTGCACGGTAACAACCTGCTTGTGTTTGGTGGCACTGGAATTCCATTCGGTGAAAACAACGGCAACGATGTTCACGTCTGCAACGTCAAATACAAGAGATGGTCCTTACTTAACTGCAGGGGGAAGAAACCCAGCCGGATATACGGACAG GCGATGGCCATCATAAATGGCTTCTTGTACGTGTTCGGTGGGACAACGGGCTACATCTACAGTACAGATCTCCACAGGCTGGACCTCACCACACGCGAGTGGATGCATCTCAAGCCCAACAACCCTCCAGATGACCTTCCCGAGGAACG ATACAGGCACGAAATAGCCCATGACAGACAGAGGATCTACATCTTAGGGGGAGGAACCTCTTGGACGTCCTACCCTTTAGACAAG ATTCATGCGTATAATCTTGAAACGAATTCATGGGAGGAGATCATGACGAAGCCTCACGAGCAGATAG GGTACCCAGCTCCTAGGAGATGCCATAGTTGTGTGCAGATTAAAAATG ATGTTTTTATATGTGGGGGCTATAATGGCGAGGTGATCCTGGCAGACCTGTGGAAGATCAGCCTCCAGACGTTCCAGTGGACCAGGCTCCCCGCCGCCATGCCCGAGCCAGCATACTTCCACTGTGCTGCTGTCACCCCG GCTGGATGCATGTATATCCATGGAGGTGTTATCAACATCCACGAGAACAAGAGGACCGGCTCTCTGTTTAAGATCTGGCTGGTGGTGCCCAGCCTGCTGGAGCTGTGTTGGGAGAGACTTCTCAGAGCCTTCCCTCACCTGGGCCACCTGTCCAccatgcagctgctcaacctgGGCCTCACACAGGAACTCATCGAACGCTTAAAATGA